Genomic segment of Candidatus Schekmanbacteria bacterium:
ATATAATCGGTTTATTGGACAATTTATTAAGCAAGTATTCGAGGCTTATAAAATTTAATAAAGTTATTTTCTGTCAATTCTTCACCTTAAATTTACAAAAGATTTTTTTTAGTTTTGAATCAATTTGAGGGGTATTTATCGGAAAAGAATATCTTTAATTGAAATAAAAAAATGAAAATATAAGGTTTTTTCAATTTTTATGGCATTGAGAGCGCGTTTTTAATAGAAAAAGGAGTTTATCTACTTTTTCTTTTCTCGGCATTTTTTACAATAGCCAAAAATCTTCAAACTGTGATGTTCAGCCAAAAAGTCCTTTTTTCTACAAACCTCATTTTGAAGATTCTCGATGCGTTCATCATCAAATTCTATAAAACTATTGCAAGAGAGGCAGACCAAATGGTCATGATGCCTATGTCCAAGAATATGCTCATAAATTTTGCGGCCAAATCCGGCTTGATGCTGTGTTATCAACTTGCTTTTTATGAGAAGGTCA
This window contains:
- a CDS encoding transcriptional repressor, which gives rise to MEDFLETFKEYLKSNNLKYTAERETIVQVIFETHDHFDADQLEAILREKNSKISRATIYRTLDLLIKSKLITQHQAGFGRKIYEHILGHRHHDHLVCLSCNSFIEFDDERIENLQNEVCRKKDFLAEHHSLKIFGYCKKCREKKK